Genomic segment of Citrus sinensis cultivar Valencia sweet orange chromosome 7, DVS_A1.0, whole genome shotgun sequence:
TCCATTATCCCTGCAATAATTCATGAATGGAGTGTAGATAAATTCACCACCACGATTAGTTCTCAAGGTCTTCATTTTGCATCCACTTTGCCTTTCTGTAAGAGCTTTAAACTGAAGAAAAGTTGAGAAAGCTTCtgatttttcattcaaaaaataaatccacaTCATCCTTGtataatcatcaacaaaaagaatgaaatatcTCCTGTtattgagagagagagtccTTGTAGGACCACAAATATCAGCATGCACCAACTCCAACGGAGCTTTGGCTCTCCatgaatttttaagaaatggAATTCTATGCATTTTTCCATATATACAGCCCTCGCAAACTTTTTCATATCTTCCAACATCGGGTAAGCCAATCACCATGTTTTTTTGCTTGAGCAAATTCAGCCCTTTATAGTTTAAATGGCCATATCTGAGATGccataaatttgacaaatctGAATTTTCAGTTTTGCGAGCAACATTCTCATCAAGAGGCataacaaaaggaaaaactttgttctttGACATTTCAACAACGGCCACTGCGTgattattagttttatcaataattttgcatttttcatcatcaaaataaattgaaaaacccTTTTGAATTAGCTACCCCACACTCAAGAGGTTTTGAGTTAAATTTGGAACATAAAGAACGTCAGAAATGAGCTTTTTGTTACCTCCCTTTGTATGGACGGTAATAGTGCCTTTTCCCACAGCTTTTTGCATCTTTCCATCTCCAACCTTCACTTGCGAATTAAAACTTTGGTCAAGGCTGATGAAAATGTCACGTTCTCCAGTCATGTGGTTGCTGCAGCCGCTATCCAAGTACCACAAATTATATGATTCACGTTCAGCACCTTTACTTGAATAAAACAAGTAATCTCCATCACCttcttttgtaaaatttgCCTCATTTTTGcctttcttattttgataCCAGCAATCCCTTTGAGAATGGTTAGGAATGCGACACCTTGTGCATTTATAACGACAATCTTTTGATTCATGATTAGACCGATTACAAATGATGCACTGAGAATATGAATTTTGCTGTGAATTCCCTCTGTCATTTTTTCACTTGTTGCGGTTGTCGTTCTATTCTCTTTTCCCTTTGCCACGCTGTCCGTTTCTTTGAGACGAGCCTCCATTCTTTTGGTCTTTCTTGCTGCTTTTATTCTGATCtgaattattaatctttgaCTGAAAAGCTTACTCTGTAGGCTGACTTGAAGGTCGATTGATTCTTTGCTCATGAGACCGGAAGATCCTGacaaatctgaaaaattcaTCTTGGATAAATCCCTTGATTCTTCAATGGCTATTGCTACATGATCAAACTTTGGAGGACGACATCTCAACACCTTTTCGTTCACCTTCTTATCTTCAATAGAGTCCCCGCAACCTTTAATCTGGTTCACAATCTCAGTAACTCTACTGCAAAAATCTTGAACTCCTTCACTGTCTTTCATTGATAAATTATCGAACTCTTTCCACAAAGTTTGTAACTTGATGGTGATTGCCTTTTCGGAACCTTGAAATTCTTGTTTTAGGATTTTCTAAGCATTTTTGGCCTTTTTGGCACCAAATATTCTGGGGAAAATTGACTTACTGCTGTTGATGTGCTGGAGTCCAATCTGAAGAACTTGCAGATTCTGGTGGTTCAGCATATCCATCTTCAATAACATCCCATAAATTTTGAGAGAGGAAAAAGGTTTCCATTTGATTACTGCAGTATTCATAATGTACCCTTTCAAATATTGGAACTTGACTGGGAgcatatgaaaataatgtggGTAGGGTATTTGATGTCATTTTGAGGGTGTTTTGGAAAAGCTCTGATAGCAAATTTGTTGGGTGCAAGCGGAAGTGCagaaaatctttttatttaagaacAGAGTATTTTGCTggaaattaatgaaactttattgcttaattcattttttcgTTTCTCTCTTGCTTTTCATACAACCAGAGTTCTATATTTATATGCATTATAGACAACTCTGGAGATTACATTAATCATGCTTTACATTTCCAAAGCCACATTGCAAACATCAATTCTACCCTTTACTTCACgttgaaaaacaaaccaaataacCCTTCAAACTTCTTGCTCAATTTACTAGATTACTAATTATATCTCAACAGTTATTGGATGATATCTGGGAGCGCATTGATTTAACAGAATTGGGTGTCCCTCTTCAAATGCTAAATGCTGGGTTCAAAATAGTCTTGAAAACTCGTTCAGCTGGTGTTTGCGATCAAATGGACTCTAAAAATTTGGAAGTGTATAGTTTGGCACATGATGAAGCTTGGAAATTATTTCAGGAGATGATCGAAAGATCCACTCTTGACAGTCATACCAGTATTCCAGAGCTAGCCGAAACCTTGGCAAGAGAGTGTGGTAGGTTGCCGCTAGCGCTTAAAACAGTGGGTCGAGCCATGAAAAGCCAAAAGAAAGTTGGAGATCGGGAACGTGCAATTGAGAAAATGAGAACATCGGCTTCTACATTCTCAGGTATGGaagaaaatgtgtttttgCGTTTAAAGTTCAGCTATGATAGTTTGTCTATGGATAAACTTCGTTCCTGTCTtctttattgttgtttatatCCTGAAGACTACAAAATTCCTAAAAGGTCATTGATTGATTACTGGATTAGTGAAGGATTTATGGCTGATTTTGATCGTGGATGCGAATTTATTAATGACCTTCTTCATGCATGTTTATTGGAGGAAGAAGGCGACGATCATGTAAAAATGCACGATATGATTCGTGAGATGTCATTATGGATAGCATGGACGAtagagaaggagaagaagaactTTCTGGTTCGCGCTGGAGTTAAATTGACCGAAGCGCCGAAGGTTAAAGAATGGGAAGGTGCCAAAAGGATATCTCTGATggcaaatgaaattgaaagccTATCAGAAATTCCCACGCGTCCATGTCTCGTAACTTTACTtcttgatgaaaattttattaaggagATCGTTGTTGGCTTCTTTTAATCGATGTCTTCTCTTAGAGTATTAAGTCTAAGAAGAAATGATTCCCTGACTGAACTACCTTCACGGATTTCAAGTTTGGTTTCATTGCATCATCTTGATCTATCGTTGACTCATATACGTGGGTTGCCGCAAGAGCTGAAGGCGTTGGAGAAGTTGAGATATTTGAACTTGGAGTATACGCATTATTTGTCTATAATTCCACATCAGTTGATATCTGGCTTTTTAAAATTGGAGGTGCTCAGGTTGCTTGAGTGCGGTTCTGAGGGTGTAACAAAAGAAGAAGGTAATGTTCTATGTGACGATGCTGAACCTTTGATGAGGGAATTGCTGGGTTTGAAGCGTTTAAATGTTTTAAGCTGGTCCTTCCGAAGTTCACTTGCTGTccaaaagttttttaaatatccAAAGCTGGTGAGCATCACTCAATGTGTTACATCTAGTATACATGGAGAATCTTCAGGAGTTAGATctcttatttattaacttGGAAGAGATGAAGATTGACAGCACAGAAGAGGTAAAGAAACTTTTTTAAAGTGGTTTCCGCAATCTCAACACGGTTAGCCTTGTTAATTGTGGAATGAAGGACTTAACGTGGCTTGTTTTTGTTCAAAACCTCAAGGAGCTGGAAATAATTGTTTGTACAGAAATGGAAGAAATAATCTGTGTTGATAAACTGAGGGATGTTTCAGATATTTCAGAGATAATCGGATCAGAGCATAACTTTTTCACACAACTCGAATCTCTTGGCATACTGTATGGACCAGATTTAAAGAGCATCTACCCGAATCCCCTGCACTTTCCAAAGCTGAAGAAAATTGGAGTATATGGATGCCCAAAGCTGAAGAAGCTCCCCATCAATTCCAGCAGCGCGAAGGAACGTCGAGTTGTCATCGAGGGATTGAAAGAATGGTGGGAAGAGCTACAATGGGAGGATCAAGCCACCCAAAATGCTTTCTCTTCCGGTGTCATACTTGGGGGggattaatttgattaatatgtTTGAatatgtatttctttttttttttcattttgtaacgaccttttattttttgacaatattttattttaggattaTTTCCATTAGCGATTTtttaggagttttgaattactgtttttgttatttaaaattgtttggaGTGTTTTCTTCCTGGAATGATGGCTTAATTAGGGTGGGCTCTTTGGCTCTAACTTTTAAAAGAAGCAAGTTGGCTgctataaaggaaaaaaaagttatcaataaaaaatcagatttttaGTCAAATTAGTGTTTCTTCTTCCTGGTTGTTtcattggtatcagagcagcGAACTGGCACTGTAAAAAAATGGCGGAGGGAACTAGAGCACACGATCAGCGACGTTTAGAAGAATTGGTACATCAATTGCAAGAGGCTTCTAACCAGTAGGCAATGGAATTGAAAGAGTTTTCTCAGATGATGGTAGCGATCAGTCTCAAACTTGATCAGATGATGGGCACATCAGGGGTTTCAGGAGCAAGTTCGGAAGGTGGGAGTGGTATTCCCACAAAGCCAAGAACCGGGTCGAACTCTGGTATGTATAACTCACAGATgagattttcaaaattgaattttccaACATTTAAGGGAGAAAATCCTAGTTGTTGGGTCTACAAGTGTGAACGGTTTTTCAAATACAACGGGGTAGAAGAATCTGATATGGTGGGATTGGCAACCATTCATTTGGAAGGAAAAGCATTAGAGTGGTTCCAAGGATATGAGGTGGCTGTTGCAGAACCTAGTTGGAGGCAATTTTCTATGGATTTAATGGCGCGGTTCGGTCCGGGTACCTATGATAACCCGGTTGGACAGCTCAGTAAGTTAAGGCAGACTTCAACAGTAAGGCTTTACCAAGAACAGTTTGAAGCATTGGTGGCCAGAACTCGAGGATTACCGGAAGATTTTTTTGTGCAATGCTTTGTGAGCGGATTGAGAGATGCCATAAAGAATCAAGTAGCCATGTTTCAGCCGAAAACACTAATTCAAGCAGTTGGGTTAGCCTTGTTACAAGAGAGTACCTTGGAGGCAATGACCAAAGAAGCCAAGGCTTCAACAAGGACAATTTCCTCCCATGTAATCCCTACAGCAGAATCAAAACGCAATTCTATGGGACAAATTCTTCCAATCAGAAGAATATTTGCTGCAGAAATGCAAGAGAGGAGGGCTAAGAAGTTGTATTACTACTGCGATGAGAAGTTTGAACCCGGGCACAAATGTAAACAGCGGCAGATTTACTTGTTGGAAGGAGAAGACGATGAGGAACTCAGTGATGAAGGCAACAAAATTGGGGATGATGAAGAGGATCATTTGGTGTCTCTCCATGCTATGTCTAGGGCTGTCTCTCATCAAACTATGaggattaaaagaaatataaagaaGAAGGGAATTATCATCTTAATTGATTCTGGTAGTACTCATAATTTCTTGGATGTGTCGGTGGCCAAGTGGACAGGGTGTGAAGTACGACAAGATAAACCATTAATGGTGGCAGTGGCTAATGGCTCCAAAATTGCTAGTGCTGCAACATGTAAGCAATTGGTCTGGAGTATGCAAGGGAGAGAGTTCAGAGCAGATATGAGACTGATTCCGTTGGGGGGATGTGATATGGTATTAGGAATTCAATTGTTATCTTAATTGGGCCCAATATTGTAGGATTTCAAGAATTTATGGATGGAGTTCAAGTGGGAAGGAAGAAGAATGGTGTTAAGGGGTTCTACGGCGGGGCCCTTGAAGCTAGTTTCAGCAGTCCATATGCAAAAGGATCTTAAACAAGTTCCTCaagttgctgctgctgcccATATCTTTTCACTCTTATTAGAGCCATGTATTAACTCTACTACTACAGAAATCATTACAGATGAGCCAGCAGAGTTgcaacatttattaaaaaaatatcatggCGTATTTATGGAACCAAAAGGTTTGCCATCACCTAGGGCTCAAGATCATCGAATTCTCTTGTTACCTAATAGTGTTCCTTCAAATATAAGACCCTACAAGTACCCATATGTGCAGAAGGCAGAGATTGAACGAATGATTAAGGAGTTGCTCGCGGTGGGGAGTATACAAAGGAGTGTAAGTCCATTTTTTTCTCCGATTCTCTTAGTTAAAAAGAAGGATGACACTTGGCGCGTGTGTGTGGATTATCGTGCCCTTAATTCCATCACTATTAAGGATAAATTTCCCATACCTATTATTGATGAGCTGCTGGACGAGTTACATGGAGCGAAGTTTTTCTCTAAGCTGGATTTGCATTCGGGATACTACCAGATTAGGGTACACCCAGATGACATCTTTAAAACTGCCTTTAGAACTCATGAAGGGCACTATGAATTCTTGGTCATGCCTTTCGGTCTTACGAATGCTCCATCAACATTCCAAAGccttataaatgaaatttttcagCCATTCCTGAGGAAATTTGTGCTTGTATtttttgatgatatcttgGTATATAGTAAAAATTGGGTTGAGCATATGAAGCAATTGGAGTTAGTACTGGAGACACTTCTCAAAAATCatctttttgtcaaaaaatcAAAGTGTTCTTTTGGCAAAGAACAAGTAGAATATTTGGGACATTTGATTTCTGAGCAAGGAGTTGCTATTGACCCTGCAAAGATTGAAAGCATGAAGTGTTGGCCATTTCCCAACTCGTTGAAGGCGTTGCGTGGGTTTTTGGGTCTTACTAGGTACTACAGGAGGTTTATAAAAGATTATGGGAAGATTAGTCGGCCCTTAACAGAtttgcttaaaaaaataattttttatggaatCATACTGCGGAAGAAGCTTTTAATAACTTGAAGTCAGCAATGTGCACAACACCTGTTTTAGCCATGCCCGATTTCTAAAAAACCTTTGTTCTTGAATGTGATGCATCAAGGGAAGGCATAGGAGCAGTGCTTTCACAGGAAGGCAGACCCATATCATATTTGAGTAAGGCACTGTCACCAAAAAACTTGGGCTTGTCTGCTTATGAAAAGGAAATGTTGGCAGTAGTGTTCACAGTGCAAAAATGGCGGCTTTACTTACTAGGGAAGCATTTCAAGGTTATTACTGATCATTTCAGCTTGAAATACATGTTGGAGCAGCGCATATCAACACCTATGCAGCAAAAATGGCTTACTAAGTTAATTGgttatgattttgaaattattttccgaagtggaagagaaaataaagcaGCTGACGCCTTATCTCGGTTATAGGAATCCACTGAGAATGCGATGGTAATGGCAATCTCCCTTCCTATAGGTGTGTGGGTGGAACAACTCAAACAAGAATGGCAACAGGATCTAGAAATTCAGAAATAGATTCAAGAAATAGTTACCAACAATGCTCGACATTCTAAATTTACTTGGGAAAACAATTTACTCAAGTATAAGGGAAGACTTTGGGTTGGCAAACATTCAGCTTTGAAGCAGCTAATTATGTCTGAGGCTCATGGTGGAACAGAAGGTGGGCATTCGGGGGTTAGAAAAACCTTAGACAGAGTTAAACAGTCTTCTTATTGGAAAATGATGCGAAGGGAAATTTGTTCCTATGTGGCAGCTTGTGATAATTGCCAACgaaataaacatgaaaatgtGTTATCTCCAGGTCTGTTGCAGCCCTTATCAATTCCTGAGCATAATTGGACTGATATTTCTATAGATTTCATAGAAGGACTGCCAAAGTCTAGTggtaaacaaattatttttgtggtGGTGGATAGGCTGAGTAAGTATGCACACTTCATGCCCTTAAGTCATCCATATACTGCTCTTGATGTTGCACAACTTTTTCTAGATAATGTGTATAAGTTGCATGGCTTGCCAAATTCTATTGTTAGTGACCGAGATAAAGACTTCACTAGTACTTTTTGGCAAAGTCAATTTTCCTTGTTGAATGTGAACTTGTTAATGAGTATTGCATACCACCCGCAAACTGACGGTCAGACTGAAGTAGTTAGCAAGTGCTTAGAACAATATTTGCGATGCATGACAGGTGATAGGCCGAAAGAATGGGTGAAATGGCTTCCTTTGGCTGAATGGTGGTATAATACTTCTTATCATTTATCAGCTCGAATGACACCGTTCGAAGTTGTTTATGGTAGGCCACCTCCTTCGTATATTGCTTATATTCCTGGAACATCTACTGTAGCAACTGTTGATGTGAGCTTAAAGGATAGGGATGCTATGATGTGTCTGTTGAAAGCCAATTTGGTGGATGCACAAGCTCGAATGAAGCTATACGCTGATAAGAAGAAATCCGAGAGGAAATTTGAGGTGGGAGACATGGTGTTTCTACGGTTATAGCCTTATAAACAAGTAAGCTTGTCAATTCACAGCAATAGGAAGTTGTCTCC
This window contains:
- the LOC127898841 gene encoding probable disease resistance protein At1g62630, with the translated sequence MSSLRVLSLRRNDSLTELPSRISSLVSLHHLDLSLTHIRGLPQELKALEKLRYLNLEYTHYLSIIPHQLISGFLKLEVLRLLECGSEGVTKEEGNVLCDDAEPLMRELLGLKRLNVLSWSFRSSLAVQKFFKYPKLDLTWLVFVQNLKELEIIVCTEMEEIICVDKLRDVSDISEIIGSEHNFFTQLESLGILYGPDLKSIYPNPLHFPKLKKIGVYGCPKLKKLPINSSSAKERRVVIEGLKEWWEELQWEDQATQNAFSSGVILGGD
- the LOC127898840 gene encoding probable disease resistance protein At5g63020; protein product: MGNLISTSLPPDLFSRTLHRVGEQANYVWGLKKNLEGLKTEMRKLTRTRDDLVNKVEVEEQPRRTRRTNRVAGWLEDVQKLGTEFTELQQVRAQEMDRLCLGGLCSKNLVSSYNYGREVVELTDRVINLNKDGEKIAVVVEKAPDGAAIELPLEQTIVGQEKLLPRVWRCITDQQKNRGIIGLYGIGGVGKTTLLKQVNNNFCHQQHNFDVVIWAAVQTFQDDIGKRIGFSEDKKWKEKSLQDKAVDISSILSPKKFVLLLDDIWERIDLTELGVPLQMLNAGFKIVLKTRSAGVCDQMDSKNLEVYSLAHDEAWKLFQEMIERSTLDSHTSIPELAETLARECGRLPLALKTVGRAMKSQKKVGDRERAIEKMRTSASTFSGMEENVFLRLKFSYDSLSMDKLRSCLLYCCLYPEDYKIPKRSLIDYWISEGFMADFDRGCEFINDLLHACLLEEEGDDHVKMHDMIREMSLWIAWTIEKEKKNFLVRAGVKLTEAPKVKEWEGAKRISLMANEIESLSEIPTRPCLVTLLLDENFIKEIVVGFF